The following are encoded in a window of Methylocystis rosea genomic DNA:
- the rpsG gene encoding 30S ribosomal protein S7, giving the protein MSRRHRAEKREVIEDAKFGDIVLTKFMNSIMYDGKKSVAEQIVYGALDQVESKAKSDPLAVFKQALENVAPAIEVRSRRVGGATYQVPVEVRNERRQALAIRWIITAARARNDKTMVDRLSAELLDASNNRGAAVKKREDTHRMAEANRAFSHYRW; this is encoded by the coding sequence ATGTCTCGTCGCCACCGGGCCGAAAAGCGTGAAGTGATCGAGGACGCCAAATTTGGCGACATCGTTCTCACGAAATTCATGAACTCGATCATGTACGACGGCAAGAAGTCGGTCGCCGAGCAGATCGTCTATGGCGCGCTCGACCAGGTCGAGTCGAAGGCCAAGAGCGATCCGCTCGCCGTCTTCAAGCAGGCGCTCGAGAATGTCGCGCCGGCGATCGAGGTTCGGTCCCGCCGCGTCGGCGGCGCCACCTATCAGGTGCCGGTCGAAGTGCGCAACGAGCGTCGTCAGGCGCTCGCCATCCGCTGGATCATCACCGCGGCCCGCGCCCGCAACGACAAGACCATGGTCGACCGTCTGTCGGCCGAACTGCTCGACGCGTCCAACAACCGCGGCGCCGCGGTGAAGAAGCGCGAAGACACGCATCGCATGGCGGAGGCCAACCGCGCCTTCTCGCACTACCGCTGGTAA